The following are encoded together in the Gordonia insulae genome:
- a CDS encoding PspA/IM30 family protein, with protein sequence MANPFVKMWRYLMALGNAKIDENADPKIQIQQAIEDAQRQHQALSQQAASVIGNQRQLEMKLNRQLEEIEKLQANTRQALTLADQATSAGDAAKAQEYTNAAEAFAAQLVTAEQSVEDLKVLHDQSLQAAQQAKQAVERNAMMLQQKLAERSKLLSQLEQAKMQEQVSASLNSMSELAVPGNTPNLDQVRDKIERRYANALGEAELAKNTVQGRMQEVEQAGVQMAGHARLEQIRASMHGGALPSAGTGAAQPSAQPAQPAAQPATEQPPQTGN encoded by the coding sequence ATGGCGAACCCGTTCGTGAAGATGTGGCGATACCTGATGGCATTGGGTAACGCCAAGATCGACGAGAACGCAGATCCGAAGATCCAGATCCAGCAGGCGATCGAGGACGCGCAGCGTCAGCATCAGGCCCTGTCCCAGCAGGCTGCGTCGGTCATCGGCAACCAGCGGCAGCTGGAGATGAAGCTCAATCGCCAGCTCGAGGAGATCGAGAAGCTGCAGGCCAACACACGGCAGGCGCTGACGCTGGCCGATCAGGCCACCTCCGCAGGCGATGCGGCCAAGGCGCAGGAGTACACCAACGCGGCCGAGGCGTTCGCGGCACAGTTGGTCACCGCCGAGCAGAGCGTCGAGGACCTGAAGGTCCTGCACGACCAGTCGTTGCAGGCTGCGCAGCAAGCCAAGCAGGCCGTCGAGCGCAACGCGATGATGTTGCAGCAGAAGCTCGCCGAGCGGTCCAAGCTGCTCAGCCAGCTCGAGCAGGCCAAGATGCAGGAACAAGTCAGCGCCTCGCTCAACTCGATGAGCGAACTCGCGGTCCCGGGGAACACCCCCAATCTCGACCAGGTCCGCGACAAGATCGAGCGTCGGTACGCCAACGCACTCGGCGAGGCCGAACTGGCGAAGAACACCGTGCAGGGCCGGATGCAGGAGGTCGAGCAGGCCGGGGTGCAGATGGCCGGTCACGCCCGCCTCGAGCAGATCAGGGCGAGTATGCACGGCGGCGCGTTGCCGTCCGCGGGCACCGGGGCGGCACAACCGTCGGCGCAACCCGCGCAACCGGCGGCACAACCCGCGACCGAGCAGCCACCCCAGACCGGGAACTGA
- a CDS encoding TerC family protein, with protein sequence MDVTTTVWIVTGVVVLALFVFDFFAHVRVPHAPSLKESGTWSAIYISIAVLFGFFVWWKWGGTYGGEYFAGYVTEKALSVDNLFVFVIIMSKFAVPKEYQQKVLLLGIVMALVMRTVFILVGAAAINAYSWIFYLFGAFLIFTAVKLVSESDDPVEHEEERETRLERFVKRHLRTSDEYDGDKLFTKANGKRLATPMLMVLIVIGFTDVLFALDSIPAIYGLTQEPYLVFTANAFALMGLRQLYFLLGGLLDRLVYLSYGLSFILAFIGVKLILHALHENTLPFINGGEHVSVPEVTTPVSLGVIILTLVITTVASLISAKRRESSET encoded by the coding sequence ATGGATGTAACGACAACGGTCTGGATCGTCACAGGTGTGGTGGTCCTGGCCCTGTTCGTCTTCGACTTCTTTGCCCACGTACGAGTGCCACACGCACCGTCGCTGAAAGAATCCGGTACCTGGTCCGCGATCTACATCTCGATCGCGGTGCTGTTCGGATTCTTCGTGTGGTGGAAATGGGGTGGCACGTACGGCGGCGAGTACTTCGCCGGCTACGTCACCGAGAAGGCACTCTCGGTGGACAACCTGTTCGTGTTCGTGATCATCATGTCGAAGTTCGCGGTGCCCAAGGAGTATCAGCAGAAGGTCCTGCTGCTCGGCATCGTGATGGCGCTGGTGATGCGCACCGTCTTCATCCTCGTCGGCGCGGCCGCCATCAACGCCTACAGCTGGATCTTCTACCTGTTCGGCGCGTTCCTGATCTTCACCGCCGTCAAGCTCGTCAGCGAGAGCGACGATCCGGTGGAGCACGAGGAAGAGCGGGAGACCCGCCTCGAGCGGTTCGTGAAGCGTCACCTGCGTACCTCGGACGAGTACGACGGCGACAAGCTGTTCACCAAGGCCAACGGCAAGCGTCTCGCGACCCCGATGCTGATGGTTCTCATCGTCATCGGCTTCACCGACGTCTTGTTCGCCCTCGACTCGATCCCGGCCATCTACGGCCTGACCCAGGAGCCCTACCTGGTGTTCACGGCCAATGCGTTCGCGCTCATGGGACTTCGCCAGCTGTACTTCCTGCTCGGCGGACTGCTCGATCGCCTGGTCTACCTGTCCTACGGGCTGTCGTTCATCCTGGCGTTCATCGGTGTGAAGCTGATCCTGCACGCACTCCACGAGAACACCTTGCCGTTCATCAACGGCGGCGAGCACGTATCGGTGCCGGAGGTGACCACGCCGGTGTCGTTGGGCGTCATCATCCTCACCCTGGTCATCACGACAGTGGCGAGCCTGATCAGCGCCAAACGACGCGAGTCGTCGGAGACCTAG
- a CDS encoding TIGR03085 family metal-binding protein: protein MTLAQDERAALVTTLRSVGPDAPTMCEGWTTRDLTAHLVVRERRLDTGPGIMIKRFAGHTERVRADAAAENWDDLLGKLADGPPVYSPFKLVDRWANLAEMFVHHEDVLRGGARKDAAWTPRPLSADLEKALIGPASSMARMTLKGSPARITLRTPDGRDLVTAGDGDQVVVTGAPGELVLFAFGRSPVDVVYEGSDALIASVKDAKRGF, encoded by the coding sequence GTGACCCTCGCACAGGATGAACGCGCCGCCCTCGTCACCACTTTGCGATCGGTCGGGCCCGATGCGCCGACGATGTGCGAGGGCTGGACCACCCGAGACCTGACCGCGCATCTGGTCGTGCGCGAGCGGCGGCTCGACACCGGGCCGGGGATCATGATCAAGCGGTTCGCCGGCCACACCGAGCGGGTGCGGGCCGACGCCGCCGCCGAGAACTGGGACGACCTGCTCGGCAAACTCGCCGACGGTCCGCCCGTCTACTCGCCATTCAAACTCGTCGATCGCTGGGCCAATCTGGCCGAGATGTTCGTCCACCACGAAGACGTACTACGTGGCGGAGCCCGGAAGGATGCGGCCTGGACTCCGCGTCCGTTGTCGGCCGATCTGGAGAAAGCCCTCATCGGACCGGCATCGTCGATGGCCCGGATGACTCTGAAGGGATCGCCGGCGCGCATCACGCTGCGCACCCCCGACGGCCGTGATCTGGTGACCGCCGGGGACGGTGACCAGGTTGTCGTGACCGGCGCACCCGGCGAGCTCGTCCTGTTCGCGTTCGGCCGCAGCCCGGTCGACGTGGTGTACGAGGGCTCGGACGCGCTGATCGCGAGCGTCAAGGACGCCAAGCGCGGATTCTGA
- the pgsA gene encoding CDP-diacylglycerol--glycerol-3-phosphate 3-phosphatidyltransferase, whose protein sequence is MTDRMRRAVEERGIGGAGRGPDHITDPVDPVPVVNIANALTVFRIILIPVFVAALFIGGGHDTAWRIAAAVIFAAAAITDRYDGRLARQRGLVTDFGKLADPIADKALIGAALVGLSILGDLSWWVTAVILFRELGVTALRFWVLRHGVIPASRGGKLKTLLQAIAIGLYLLPLSGAWHVAAAVIMGVALVVTVFTGFDYVWQAVAMRNRSTAGGESGGSAVGDPRTDAGQR, encoded by the coding sequence ATGACCGATCGCATGCGCCGCGCCGTCGAGGAGCGGGGAATCGGCGGGGCCGGGCGTGGACCCGACCACATCACCGATCCGGTGGATCCGGTGCCGGTGGTCAACATCGCCAACGCGCTCACCGTCTTTCGCATCATCCTGATCCCCGTGTTCGTGGCCGCCCTGTTCATCGGCGGCGGACACGACACCGCATGGCGGATCGCTGCCGCGGTGATCTTCGCTGCGGCCGCCATCACCGATCGGTACGACGGCAGGCTCGCGCGTCAGCGCGGTCTGGTCACCGACTTCGGCAAACTCGCCGACCCGATCGCCGACAAGGCGCTGATCGGTGCTGCGCTCGTCGGACTGTCGATCCTCGGCGACCTGTCGTGGTGGGTGACCGCGGTGATCCTCTTCCGGGAGCTGGGTGTGACCGCACTGCGCTTCTGGGTTCTGCGGCACGGCGTCATCCCGGCCAGTCGCGGCGGCAAACTCAAGACGCTGCTCCAGGCGATCGCCATCGGTCTGTACCTGCTTCCGCTCAGCGGGGCGTGGCACGTGGCAGCTGCGGTGATCATGGGCGTCGCGCTCGTCGTGACCGTGTTCACCGGCTTCGACTACGTGTGGCAGGCGGTCGCCATGCGCAACCGTTCGACGGCCGGCGGTGAGTCGGGTGGTTCCGCGGTCGGTGATCCGCGGACCGACGCCGGTCAGCGGTGA
- a CDS encoding DNA translocase FtsK: MASKATTGARKTAAKKSPSRATAGTTKSGTRGTRGTSTRTSRSTSGGARSTSTRRASGTSGTGRGATRQADASADIHRRSVAATGASAVGRGLGAGWSLMARGVGSLARSGGTRDRDDRDFDDLDDEFDDGADDGFELDSPLVDEPDARPRRSGAGARSASRGGRDLAGHSHRRDGSALAILALALLVGASVWFGAAGPVGAFIEALIRAIVGAASVLVPLALVALAVVLMRRPPNPHRRARYLGAGLLLVLPVLGLIHLVAGAPADLPGRSSAGGFLGFAVGTPLTDGVTAWISVPILLLCIAFGALILSGKTVREVADGVAGYLGLGVGHPADGDDAAPWDDLDDDLVDEADSGRPGIDDQVTEVFGSAAGYSPDPYDNYPPDAEPVRRSRRRRRPADPDVDAADFAAATTVPLDDEVTEQIGRPDEPEEPAAPAPKPASKRATPARPPTPAVDESDRDVAEGGLVERVVEGEYDLPPATLLIDGDPPKQGGRSNDDMIDRINGVLEQFKIDAAVTGYTRGPTVTRYEVELGPGVKVEKITALQRNIAYAVATDNVRLLAPIPGKSAVGIEVPNSDREMVRLADVLKAPKTRKDTHPLVIGLGKDIEGEFVSANLAKMPHLLVAGSTGSGKSSFVNSMLVSLLTRATPDDVRMILIDPKMVELTPYEGIPHLITPIITQPKKAAAALAWLVEEMEQRYQDMKASRVRHIDDFNTKVRTGEITTPLGSERVYKPYPYILAIVDELADLMMTAPRDVEDAIVRITQKARAAGIHLVLATQRPSVDVVTGLIKTNVPSRLAFATSSLTDSRVILDQPGAEKLIGMGDGLFLPMGANKPIRMQGAFITDEEIQAVVDYARDQSEPEYTEGVTTAKAGDKKEIDGDIGNDLDDLLQAIELVVSSQFGSTSMLQRKLRVGFAKAGRLMDLMETRGVVGPSEGSKAREVLVKPEDLAGVIASITGGGGDATDD; this comes from the coding sequence ATGGCTTCGAAAGCAACCACGGGTGCGCGCAAGACGGCTGCGAAGAAGTCGCCGTCGCGCGCCACCGCAGGCACGACGAAGTCGGGCACTCGGGGGACGCGTGGTACCAGTACGCGCACGTCGCGGTCCACATCGGGCGGCGCACGGTCCACCTCGACCCGGCGGGCGAGCGGAACGTCGGGCACCGGGCGGGGCGCGACCCGACAAGCCGATGCCTCGGCCGACATCCATCGTCGATCGGTCGCGGCCACGGGGGCATCCGCCGTCGGCCGCGGCCTCGGAGCGGGATGGTCGCTGATGGCGCGCGGGGTCGGCAGCCTCGCCCGTTCCGGCGGCACCCGTGACCGCGATGATCGGGACTTCGACGACCTCGACGACGAGTTCGACGATGGTGCCGACGACGGATTCGAACTCGACAGTCCACTCGTCGACGAGCCGGACGCCCGTCCGCGGCGTTCCGGCGCCGGGGCTCGGTCCGCGTCACGCGGTGGTCGGGATCTCGCCGGGCACTCCCATCGGCGCGACGGATCCGCCCTGGCCATCCTGGCGCTCGCCCTGCTCGTCGGTGCGAGCGTGTGGTTCGGTGCGGCGGGTCCGGTCGGTGCGTTCATCGAGGCGTTGATCCGCGCGATCGTGGGTGCCGCGTCGGTCCTCGTGCCACTGGCACTCGTGGCGCTGGCCGTCGTTCTCATGCGCCGCCCACCGAATCCGCATCGGCGTGCCCGCTACCTCGGGGCAGGACTGCTGCTGGTCCTGCCGGTGCTGGGACTCATCCACCTGGTGGCGGGCGCGCCCGCCGACCTGCCGGGCCGGTCGTCCGCCGGTGGCTTCCTCGGGTTCGCCGTCGGGACACCCCTCACCGATGGTGTGACCGCGTGGATCTCGGTGCCGATCCTGTTGCTGTGCATCGCTTTCGGGGCCCTCATCCTCAGCGGCAAGACGGTCCGGGAGGTCGCTGACGGGGTCGCCGGCTATCTGGGGCTCGGCGTGGGCCACCCCGCCGACGGCGACGATGCGGCGCCGTGGGACGACCTCGACGATGACCTCGTCGACGAGGCCGACTCCGGCCGCCCCGGCATCGACGATCAGGTCACGGAGGTGTTCGGCAGCGCGGCCGGATACTCGCCCGACCCGTACGACAACTACCCGCCGGACGCCGAGCCCGTTCGCCGCAGCCGCCGCAGACGACGGCCTGCGGACCCTGATGTCGACGCGGCCGATTTCGCCGCCGCGACGACAGTGCCGCTCGACGACGAGGTCACCGAACAGATCGGGCGCCCCGACGAGCCGGAGGAGCCGGCCGCGCCGGCACCGAAGCCGGCATCGAAGCGTGCCACGCCTGCTCGTCCGCCGACACCCGCGGTCGACGAGTCCGACCGCGATGTCGCGGAAGGCGGCCTCGTCGAGCGGGTGGTCGAGGGAGAGTACGACCTGCCGCCGGCGACGCTGCTCATCGACGGTGACCCGCCGAAGCAGGGCGGTCGTTCCAACGACGACATGATCGACCGCATCAACGGTGTCCTCGAGCAGTTCAAGATCGATGCCGCCGTGACCGGCTACACCCGCGGTCCCACGGTGACCCGGTACGAGGTCGAACTCGGTCCCGGCGTCAAGGTGGAGAAGATCACCGCGCTGCAGCGCAACATCGCGTACGCGGTGGCCACCGACAACGTCCGGCTGCTGGCGCCCATCCCGGGCAAGTCGGCCGTCGGCATCGAGGTGCCCAACAGTGACCGGGAAATGGTCCGGCTCGCCGATGTGCTCAAGGCGCCGAAGACGCGCAAGGACACGCACCCACTCGTCATCGGCCTCGGCAAGGACATCGAGGGCGAGTTCGTCAGCGCCAATCTCGCGAAGATGCCGCACCTGCTGGTCGCCGGTTCGACCGGCTCCGGAAAGTCGAGCTTCGTCAACTCGATGCTGGTGTCCTTGCTGACCCGCGCGACCCCCGACGACGTGCGCATGATCCTCATCGACCCGAAGATGGTGGAACTGACTCCCTACGAGGGGATTCCGCATCTGATCACGCCGATCATCACCCAGCCGAAGAAGGCTGCGGCGGCGCTGGCGTGGCTGGTCGAGGAGATGGAACAGCGCTACCAGGACATGAAGGCGTCCCGGGTGCGCCACATCGACGACTTCAACACCAAGGTCCGGACGGGGGAGATCACCACGCCGCTGGGCAGTGAGCGTGTCTACAAGCCCTACCCGTACATCCTCGCCATCGTCGACGAGCTGGCCGACCTGATGATGACCGCGCCCCGCGACGTCGAGGACGCCATCGTGCGGATCACGCAGAAGGCGCGCGCGGCGGGCATCCACCTGGTGCTCGCGACCCAGCGCCCGTCGGTCGACGTGGTCACCGGTCTGATCAAGACCAACGTGCCGTCGCGGCTGGCCTTCGCCACGTCGTCGCTGACCGACTCGCGCGTCATCCTGGATCAACCGGGAGCGGAGAAACTGATCGGCATGGGTGACGGCCTGTTCCTGCCGATGGGAGCGAACAAGCCGATCCGCATGCAGGGCGCGTTCATCACCGACGAGGAGATCCAGGCGGTCGTCGACTACGCCCGGGACCAGAGCGAACCCGAGTACACCGAGGGCGTCACGACGGCCAAGGCCGGCGACAAGAAGGAGATCGACGGCGACATCGGCAACGACCTCGACGATCTGCTGCAGGCCATCGAGCTCGTGGTGTCCAGCCAGTTCGGATCGACGTCCATGCTGCAGCGGAAGCTGCGCGTGGGCTTCGCGAAGGCCGGTCGCCTGATGGACCTGATGGAGACGCGCGGTGTGGTGGGACCCAGCGAGGGTTCCAAGGCCCGCGAAGTCCTGGTGAAGCCGGAGGACCTGGCGGGCGTGATCGCCTCGATCACCGGTGGCGGCGGCGACGCGACCGACGACTAG
- the dapA gene encoding 4-hydroxy-tetrahydrodipicolinate synthase, with translation MNAGADQLQTHPFGTIGVAMVTPFKADGSLDLDKAAELADLLVSKGCDGLVVSGTTGESPTTTVPEKLELLRVVLDAVGDRARITQGAGSYDTAESIRFSIEAEKVGAHGLLVVTPYYSKPPQAGVYAHFRAIADSTELPVMLYDIPPRSVVPIANETMLALAEHPRIKAVKDAKGDLHSAAGIIASTDLEYLSGEDALNLPWLSVGATGYVSVIGHLVADRLRDMQMAFEKGDIKTAREINNSMLPLVNAMGRLGGVTMVKESLRILGFDVGHPRLPQVPADGPQVEALIADLRAAGVLH, from the coding sequence ATGAACGCAGGCGCAGACCAGCTGCAGACACACCCGTTCGGGACCATCGGCGTGGCCATGGTGACCCCGTTCAAGGCGGACGGCTCACTGGATCTGGACAAGGCCGCCGAGTTGGCCGATCTCCTCGTGTCCAAGGGATGCGACGGACTGGTCGTGTCCGGCACCACGGGCGAGTCGCCCACCACCACCGTGCCCGAGAAGCTCGAGCTCCTGCGCGTCGTCCTCGACGCGGTGGGGGATCGCGCACGCATCACCCAGGGCGCCGGCAGCTACGACACCGCGGAGAGCATCCGGTTCTCGATCGAGGCCGAGAAGGTCGGTGCCCACGGTCTGCTCGTGGTGACCCCGTACTACTCGAAGCCTCCGCAGGCAGGCGTGTACGCGCACTTCCGGGCCATCGCCGACTCGACCGAACTGCCGGTGATGCTCTATGACATCCCGCCCCGGTCGGTGGTCCCGATCGCCAACGAGACGATGCTCGCGCTCGCGGAGCATCCACGGATCAAGGCCGTCAAGGACGCGAAGGGCGACCTGCACTCGGCGGCGGGCATCATCGCCTCCACCGATCTCGAGTACCTGTCCGGTGAGGACGCGCTGAACCTCCCGTGGCTGTCCGTCGGCGCGACCGGATACGTCAGCGTGATCGGTCACCTGGTCGCAGATCGCCTGCGCGACATGCAGATGGCGTTCGAGAAGGGCGACATCAAGACGGCCCGCGAGATCAACAACTCGATGCTCCCGCTGGTGAACGCGATGGGCAGGCTCGGCGGCGTCACGATGGTGAAGGAGTCGTTGCGCATCCTCGGGTTCGACGTCGGGCACCCGCGATTGCCGCAGGTTCCCGCGGACGGTCCGCAGGTCGAGGCGCTCATCGCCGACCTCCGCGCGGCGGGTGTGTTGCACTGA
- a CDS encoding amino-acid N-acetyltransferase → MPPVDVSIRRARTSDVPRIKELIDQYAGRILLEKNLVTLYEAVQEFWVADLDDVVVGCGALHVLWADLGEVRTVAVDTAHAGRGIGHRLVDRLMDMARELQLSRVFVLTFETSFFARHGFAEIDGTPVTREVFEEMCRSYDTGVAEFLDLSYVKPNTLGNTRMLATLN, encoded by the coding sequence ATGCCCCCAGTCGATGTGTCGATCCGCCGGGCGCGGACATCCGATGTGCCGCGGATCAAGGAGTTGATCGATCAGTACGCGGGCCGCATCCTGCTGGAGAAGAATCTCGTCACGCTGTACGAGGCGGTGCAGGAGTTCTGGGTCGCGGATCTCGACGACGTCGTGGTGGGCTGCGGCGCACTGCACGTCCTGTGGGCCGACCTCGGCGAGGTCCGCACCGTTGCCGTCGACACCGCCCACGCCGGTCGGGGTATCGGTCATCGGCTCGTCGACCGATTGATGGACATGGCGCGGGAGTTGCAACTGTCGCGGGTCTTCGTCCTCACCTTCGAGACATCGTTCTTCGCCCGGCACGGCTTCGCCGAGATCGACGGCACCCCCGTCACGCGTGAGGTGTTCGAGGAGATGTGCCGGTCCTACGACACCGGCGTCGCCGAGTTCCTCGACCTCAGCTACGTGAAACCCAATACGCTCGGTAACACCCGGATGCTGGCCACCCTCAACTGA
- a CDS encoding YciI family protein, which produces MAIFAVHYSYAPPKAALRDAHRPLHREWLGEENRAGNVLMAGPYPDGSGALILVRAESLDGAEAFLANDPFIAHEAVDGVRVVEWTPVFGPFES; this is translated from the coding sequence ATGGCGATCTTCGCCGTGCACTATTCGTACGCACCCCCGAAGGCGGCGCTGCGCGACGCCCACCGTCCGCTGCACCGGGAATGGCTCGGTGAGGAGAACCGCGCCGGCAACGTGCTGATGGCCGGTCCGTACCCGGATGGGTCGGGTGCATTGATCCTGGTGCGTGCCGAGAGCCTCGACGGCGCCGAGGCGTTTCTCGCCAACGACCCCTTCATCGCACACGAGGCCGTCGACGGGGTGCGGGTGGTCGAGTGGACCCCGGTGTTCGGTCCGTTCGAATCCTGA
- a CDS encoding helix-turn-helix domain-containing protein — translation MAVLLREALGDSLRRVRTAQGRTLREVSNGARVSLGYLSEVERGQKEASSELLAAICDALDVEIAELLLDIGHAMLPAGGEHLIGATEAAGTGAEVGVLDAKVVIPGPAGHADTAALAAA, via the coding sequence ATGGCAGTGCTACTGCGGGAGGCGCTGGGCGACAGTCTGCGCCGGGTGCGCACGGCGCAGGGGCGAACCCTGCGTGAGGTGTCCAATGGTGCCCGGGTCAGCCTCGGCTACCTGTCGGAGGTCGAGCGTGGACAGAAAGAGGCGTCCAGCGAGCTCCTCGCGGCGATCTGTGATGCGCTCGACGTGGAGATCGCCGAACTCCTGCTCGACATCGGCCATGCCATGCTCCCGGCCGGCGGTGAGCACCTGATCGGTGCCACCGAAGCGGCAGGCACCGGAGCGGAGGTCGGAGTGCTCGACGCCAAGGTCGTCATCCCCGGACCCGCCGGACACGCGGACACGGCAGCACTCGCGGCCGCCTGA
- a CDS encoding ribonuclease J, protein MTEPTRRRRSASRKAGPPAPPTSPTDDAMQAPTQSNQTPAQSNETPAQPTKTAAKKTAAKKSAAKKTAAQLDSGDASDPRQGESEPKHAAERSRRAPQAQGSRSGGGRHERRDRRGDNRDRTSQGASTVPAVDRLGTPRRAPRNGLRIVALGGIGEIGRNMTVFEYGGRLLIVDCGVLFPEDAQPGVDLILPDFTYIEDRMDDIDAVILTHGHEDHIGALPFLLRLRSDIPVIGSKFTLALVDAKCREHRLRPNLIQVVEGERTTHGPFECEYFAVNHSIPDAIAVAIRTGAGVVLHTGDIKLDQLPLDGRLTDLAGFGRLGDEGVDLFLVDSTNAEVPGFVTPEREIGGVLDQVIGRARQRVIVASFASHVHRIQQIVDVAHAHNRRVAFVGRSMVRNMQIAQDLGYLTIPDGVEVNLDTAATLPDNRLVLISTGSQGEPLSALSRMARGEHRQINIRADDLVVLASSLIPGNENSVFAVVNGLVKRGATVITQQSAKVHVSGHASAGELLYLYNAVRPSNVMPVHGEWRHLRANAALAVATGVPEDRVVLAEDGVVVDLVDGIASIAGRVPVGHVYVDGLSVGDVGESTLSERLVLGEGGFISITVAIDAATGRAVSVPEVSGRGFSDDPDALKAAADLVDQVLDSLAAEGITDAHRIAQTIRRTVGRWVADTYRRRPMIVPTVLAVGS, encoded by the coding sequence ATGACCGAGCCGACGCGCCGTCGCCGCAGCGCCAGCCGTAAGGCCGGCCCGCCGGCACCGCCCACCTCGCCGACCGACGACGCGATGCAGGCTCCCACGCAATCGAACCAGACCCCCGCGCAGTCGAACGAGACCCCGGCGCAGCCGACGAAGACCGCGGCGAAGAAGACTGCGGCGAAGAAGTCGGCGGCGAAAAAGACCGCGGCGCAGCTGGATTCGGGTGATGCGTCGGACCCTCGGCAGGGTGAGTCCGAGCCGAAGCATGCCGCGGAACGGTCCCGGCGCGCACCGCAGGCGCAGGGATCGCGGTCGGGCGGCGGACGGCACGAACGCCGGGATCGGCGCGGGGACAACCGGGATCGGACGTCCCAGGGTGCCTCGACGGTGCCGGCGGTCGATCGACTGGGGACCCCGCGTCGCGCACCCCGCAACGGGCTTCGGATCGTCGCGCTGGGCGGGATCGGTGAGATCGGCCGGAACATGACGGTCTTCGAATACGGTGGCCGCCTGCTCATCGTCGACTGCGGCGTCCTGTTCCCCGAGGACGCGCAGCCCGGAGTCGACCTGATCCTGCCGGACTTCACCTACATCGAAGACCGCATGGACGACATCGACGCGGTCATCCTCACGCATGGTCACGAGGACCACATCGGCGCCCTGCCGTTCCTTCTGCGGCTCCGCAGCGACATCCCGGTGATCGGCTCGAAGTTCACCCTGGCATTGGTGGACGCGAAGTGTCGCGAGCACCGCCTGCGACCCAACCTCATCCAGGTCGTCGAGGGGGAGCGGACAACACACGGCCCGTTCGAGTGCGAGTACTTCGCGGTCAACCACTCGATCCCGGACGCGATCGCCGTCGCGATCCGGACCGGAGCCGGCGTGGTGCTGCACACCGGCGACATCAAGCTCGACCAGCTTCCACTCGACGGCCGGCTCACCGACCTGGCCGGTTTCGGCCGGCTCGGCGACGAAGGCGTGGACCTGTTCCTGGTCGACTCCACCAACGCCGAGGTCCCCGGTTTCGTCACGCCGGAGCGCGAGATCGGCGGGGTACTCGATCAGGTGATCGGCCGTGCCCGGCAGCGGGTGATCGTCGCCTCGTTCGCCAGTCATGTGCACCGCATCCAGCAGATCGTCGACGTCGCGCACGCGCACAACCGGCGGGTGGCGTTCGTCGGCCGGTCGATGGTCCGCAACATGCAGATCGCCCAGGATCTCGGCTACCTGACGATCCCCGACGGGGTCGAGGTGAACCTCGACACGGCGGCCACGCTTCCGGACAACCGCCTGGTGCTGATCTCGACCGGTTCGCAGGGCGAGCCCTTGTCGGCGCTGTCCCGGATGGCCCGCGGCGAGCACCGTCAGATCAACATCCGGGCCGACGATCTCGTCGTGCTGGCGTCGTCATTGATCCCGGGCAACGAGAATTCGGTGTTCGCGGTGGTCAACGGGCTGGTCAAGCGCGGGGCCACGGTGATCACCCAGCAGAGCGCCAAGGTGCACGTCTCCGGCCATGCGTCGGCGGGCGAGTTGCTCTACCTCTACAACGCGGTCCGGCCGTCGAATGTCATGCCGGTACACGGCGAGTGGCGCCACCTGCGGGCGAATGCCGCGCTCGCCGTCGCGACCGGTGTACCCGAGGACCGTGTGGTGCTCGCCGAGGACGGTGTGGTGGTCGACCTCGTCGACGGCATCGCGTCCATCGCGGGTCGGGTGCCGGTTGGGCACGTCTACGTCGACGGACTGTCCGTGGGCGACGTCGGGGAGTCGACGCTGTCGGAACGGCTGGTGCTGGGGGAGGGCGGTTTCATCTCCATCACCGTGGCGATCGACGCCGCCACCGGGCGGGCGGTCAGCGTGCCCGAGGTGTCCGGTCGTGGATTCTCCGACGACCCGGATGCGTTGAAGGCCGCCGCGGATCTCGTCGACCAGGTGCTGGATTCGCTGGCGGCAGAGGGCATCACCGATGCCCATCGGATCGCGCAGACCATCCGCCGTACGGTGGGCCGCTGGGTTGCCGACACCTACCGTCGCAGGCCGATGATCGTCCCGACGGTGCTCGCCGTCGGTTCCTGA
- a CDS encoding MmcQ/YjbR family DNA-binding protein has translation MARTRRRARVGDIHAIAQAMPHVTDAGSSTDLPVYQVGGKSFVFFRTPRPDARDPETGERYDDVVVIWVSSEADKLALVQDAASPFFTTAHFDGHLSVLLRSSRVGELSVDELTEVIQDAWLSRASARRAQTWLAAHDLT, from the coding sequence ATGGCGCGCACGCGGCGTCGGGCCAGGGTCGGCGACATCCACGCGATCGCACAGGCGATGCCGCATGTCACGGACGCGGGGAGCTCCACGGATCTGCCCGTCTACCAGGTCGGCGGCAAGTCTTTCGTGTTCTTCCGCACGCCGCGCCCGGACGCGCGCGACCCGGAGACCGGTGAACGCTATGACGACGTCGTCGTGATCTGGGTGTCGTCGGAGGCGGACAAGCTGGCGTTGGTCCAGGACGCCGCGTCACCGTTCTTCACCACCGCACACTTCGACGGACACCTGTCGGTGCTGCTGCGGTCGTCGCGAGTCGGCGAGCTGTCGGTCGACGAGCTCACCGAGGTCATCCAGGACGCCTGGCTGTCCCGCGCGTCGGCCCGCCGCGCACAGACCTGGCTGGCCGCACATGATCTGACCTGA